The genomic stretch AGGGCAAACAGTTTGCTCGAGCCTGGGAAGAGATGGTCAAGAACCGGGTTCAAGATAGGAATAAATTAGCTCAGCCGGCTGTTATAGCCGAGATGAGTCAAGCTGGGCAGATTCACAGCCTTCATGGCGGAATCAGTCTGTTTGTGTGAGGAGGAGTAGTAATGGCCGTCTCAGAAAGTGGTGTGACATCAGTAGGCAGTGGTTTGGTTCAGCCGGAGGGAGCAGTCGGTAAAAAGGATCTTCAGAAGGATGACTTTATGAAGTTATTTATTACCCAGCTTCAATATCAGGACCCGATGAAGCCGATGGACAGCTATGAAATGGCATCGCAGCTTGCTCAGTTCAGTAACATGGAGGCGACCATGAATATGAGTACCAACATGGAGAAGCTCCTGGAGTATCAGATGTCCCAGAACAATCTCCAGTTGTTGAATCTATTGGGTAATAGCGCCCAGGTGGCAGGGAACGGCATGGTTGTGGTTGATGGAGAGGCTGTGCCCACTGAATTTGTTCTCGATGATTCGGCTACCTCAATCAAAGTCACGATTTTTGATGAGAATAACCGGCCGGTATGGCAGGAGAGCGTTGGCAGCACGGGGCCTGGCCCGTATCAGGTTGAGTGGGATGGTAAGAGTTCATCTGGAAGTCAATTGCCTGACGGTTTGTATCACTATGAGGTCGAGGCTGTAGCCTTAACCGGCGAGATGCTGCCCGTATCCTATCGGAGTACTGGTAAAGTGACTGGTGTTAATTTCGAGATGGGGACCACTGTTGTTACCCTTGATAATATGATTCTGGCTAAGACCAGCGATATTATTCAGGTTAAATGATGAAAAAGGAAATTTTCTAAAGATGAGTTGAGATATTGAGTCGCGGGCGCCTCGGCATGGTAACGACCGAGATTGAGATTTTTTGAATG from Desulfobulbaceae bacterium encodes the following:
- a CDS encoding flagellar hook assembly protein FlgD, which gives rise to MAVSESGVTSVGSGLVQPEGAVGKKDLQKDDFMKLFITQLQYQDPMKPMDSYEMASQLAQFSNMEATMNMSTNMEKLLEYQMSQNNLQLLNLLGNSAQVAGNGMVVVDGEAVPTEFVLDDSATSIKVTIFDENNRPVWQESVGSTGPGPYQVEWDGKSSSGSQLPDGLYHYEVEAVALTGEMLPVSYRSTGKVTGVNFEMGTTVVTLDNMILAKTSDIIQVK